From a region of the Corallococcus coralloides DSM 2259 genome:
- a CDS encoding serine/threonine-protein kinase — translation MAGTTLTLTPDGFRGRVLGKYEVLCRLSTGGMAEIFLAAQKGLAGFRKMVVLKQILPDIRGEEEFVRMFLDEAKVTAAFNHPHIAHVYDLDVADGELFLAMEFVPGATLVEVARACRTAHEPIPIGLSLMAVRDTAVALNYAHSFTDPLGRPSPVVHRDVAEKNIMVTYEGVTKLLDFGIAKSLARAGRTAVGMVKGTSGYMSPEQIMGDPLDARSDLFSLGVVLHECLTGMRLFYAKSAEAMMNAVLSGDVPPPSRVNKEVPPELDAIVLKALAKRREDRYGTTLEFARAIERAVGQRIWHPEQSSELMLRLFAERRDQTRLLLMSGQSTGDGTSSETQVAQVLARGGDVPEPATLPPASAPPPRAPPAPAKAPAPAKAPAPTAGVGGRRNTTEELAVRKPAAQPSSRRVSPPTETLRPPPPTNEMSAQPDDSEPGVRTQPALPPVMLDSSLRITAPVTASPGYVEGETILTPLSRMGAQPAEDPKARPSKEPPAFVPPSDEPRARGGRESEEGRSRSAREGASDDARQRSGRDSANGSEDPRSRGGRDAAHGSAEDSRPRPPREAFNAPPEEARPKPPREAFSASGEDARSRSARDAANGSAEDSRPRPPRDAASGSSDDARARSGRDAANGSDDARARSGRDAANGSDDARARSGRDGATGAADAARARSAREASNNSAEDSRPRPPRDASNTSAEDSRPRPSRSATQDSLRVTQPHTAPQALLNDNETAISRVPSLPPEEAPEKTPAVRRSPSSRKSSPPVRATPARASGRPTEPHDFLADAPAPRRGRGGLIAAGIVFLAIAGLATTVALGLDGGRVSSLWSSAPSRKPDTNSSTTSPPPPSEPEAQKPAPTEPTAPEPSTAVAQVTPPAEPAVPTDPQPPSDDTATDDTQAPKAKTRTPVRKAKRDASDPATTPARGKSRTAAPVDDSETDLPAPDEGATEAAAPQGFLTLVTEPSARVSLAGRSLGETPLTKVALPVGRHTLKLMDGTGRPLKLLVEIKPDDTTSVRVPLEMLANP, via the coding sequence ATGGCTGGGACGACGCTGACGCTCACCCCGGACGGGTTCCGTGGCCGGGTGCTGGGCAAGTACGAGGTGCTCTGCCGCCTGTCGACAGGCGGGATGGCGGAGATTTTCCTCGCGGCCCAGAAGGGCCTGGCCGGCTTCCGCAAGATGGTGGTGCTGAAGCAGATCCTCCCCGACATCCGCGGCGAGGAGGAGTTCGTCCGGATGTTCCTGGACGAGGCCAAGGTCACGGCCGCGTTCAACCACCCGCACATCGCCCACGTGTACGACCTGGACGTGGCGGACGGCGAGCTGTTCCTCGCCATGGAGTTCGTCCCGGGCGCCACGCTGGTGGAGGTGGCCCGCGCGTGCCGCACCGCCCACGAGCCCATCCCCATCGGCCTGAGCCTGATGGCCGTGCGCGACACGGCCGTGGCGCTCAACTACGCGCACAGCTTCACCGACCCGCTGGGCCGGCCCTCGCCCGTCGTCCACCGCGACGTCGCCGAGAAGAACATCATGGTGACGTACGAGGGCGTCACCAAGCTGCTGGACTTCGGCATCGCCAAGAGCCTGGCGCGCGCGGGCCGCACCGCCGTGGGCATGGTGAAGGGCACCAGCGGCTACATGTCCCCGGAACAGATCATGGGCGACCCGCTGGACGCCCGCAGCGACCTGTTCAGCCTGGGCGTGGTGCTGCACGAGTGCCTCACCGGCATGCGCCTCTTCTACGCGAAGAGCGCTGAAGCCATGATGAACGCCGTGCTGAGCGGCGACGTGCCCCCGCCCTCGCGCGTGAACAAGGAAGTACCGCCGGAGCTGGACGCCATCGTCCTCAAGGCGCTCGCGAAGCGGCGCGAGGACCGCTACGGCACCACGCTGGAGTTCGCCCGCGCCATCGAGCGCGCCGTGGGCCAGCGCATCTGGCACCCCGAACAGAGCAGCGAACTGATGCTGCGGCTGTTCGCCGAGCGCCGTGACCAGACCCGCCTGCTGCTCATGAGCGGGCAGTCGACCGGGGACGGCACCTCCAGCGAGACGCAGGTGGCGCAGGTGCTCGCCCGGGGTGGGGATGTCCCGGAGCCGGCCACGCTTCCGCCCGCGAGCGCGCCGCCGCCTCGCGCGCCACCGGCGCCCGCCAAGGCTCCCGCTCCGGCGAAGGCGCCGGCTCCCACTGCTGGAGTGGGGGGCCGCCGCAACACGACGGAGGAGCTGGCGGTCCGCAAGCCGGCGGCGCAGCCGTCCTCGCGCCGGGTGTCGCCTCCCACGGAGACGCTCCGGCCGCCTCCGCCCACGAATGAGATGTCCGCGCAGCCCGATGATTCCGAACCGGGCGTGCGCACCCAGCCGGCCCTGCCTCCGGTGATGCTGGATTCGTCGCTGCGCATCACGGCGCCCGTGACGGCGTCCCCCGGTTATGTCGAAGGGGAGACCATCCTCACGCCGCTGTCGCGCATGGGCGCGCAGCCTGCCGAGGACCCGAAGGCGCGGCCTTCGAAGGAGCCGCCGGCCTTCGTGCCGCCGTCCGACGAGCCGCGTGCTCGAGGTGGACGGGAGTCCGAGGAAGGCCGTTCCCGGTCCGCTCGGGAGGGAGCCTCGGACGACGCACGGCAGCGCTCCGGGCGGGACTCCGCCAATGGCTCCGAGGATCCGCGTTCGCGCGGCGGCCGTGATGCGGCCCATGGATCCGCCGAGGACTCGCGGCCCCGTCCGCCGCGTGAAGCCTTCAACGCGCCTCCCGAGGAGGCTCGGCCCAAACCGCCGCGTGAGGCCTTCAGTGCGTCCGGTGAGGATGCGCGGTCCCGCTCCGCGCGGGATGCCGCGAATGGGTCCGCTGAGGATTCCCGTCCCCGTCCTCCTCGTGATGCCGCGAGTGGATCCTCTGACGATGCGCGTGCCCGGTCGGGCCGTGATGCCGCGAACGGCTCCGACGACGCGCGTGCCCGGTCGGGCCGTGATGCCGCGAACGGCTCCGACGATGCGCGTGCGCGGTCTGGCCGCGATGGCGCGACCGGGGCCGCCGACGCTGCACGTGCCCGGTCGGCTCGCGAGGCTTCGAACAACAGCGCGGAAGACTCACGTCCCCGCCCTCCTCGCGACGCCTCGAACACCAGCGCCGAGGACTCCCGTCCCCGGCCTTCACGGTCCGCCACGCAGGACAGCCTCCGCGTCACCCAGCCCCACACCGCGCCACAGGCCCTGCTGAACGACAACGAGACGGCCATCTCCCGCGTGCCGTCCCTGCCTCCCGAAGAGGCCCCCGAGAAGACGCCCGCGGTCCGCCGCTCGCCGTCCTCCCGCAAGTCCTCGCCTCCCGTCCGAGCCACCCCGGCGCGCGCCTCCGGCCGCCCCACCGAACCGCACGACTTCCTCGCCGATGCCCCCGCCCCCCGCCGTGGCAGGGGCGGACTCATCGCGGCCGGCATCGTGTTCCTCGCCATCGCGGGCCTCGCCACCACCGTCGCCCTGGGACTCGACGGCGGCCGCGTGTCCTCGCTGTGGAGCTCCGCGCCCTCGCGCAAGCCGGACACGAACTCATCCACAACTTCTCCACCGCCTCCTTCCGAGCCCGAGGCCCAGAAGCCCGCCCCCACCGAACCCACCGCGCCGGAACCCTCCACCGCGGTCGCCCAGGTCACGCCTCCCGCCGAACCCGCTGTTCCCACGGACCCGCAGCCTCCCAGCGACGACACCGCCACCGACGACACCCAGGCGCCGAAGGCGAAGACGCGCACCCCCGTCCGCAAGGCCAAGCGCGACGCCAGCGACCCGGCGACCACCCCGGCCCGCGGAAAGTCCCGCACCGCCGCGCCCGTCGACGACTCGGAAACCGACCTCCCCGCCCCGGATGAGGGCGCCACCGAAGCGGCCGCGCCCCAGGGCTTCCTCACCCTCGTCACGGAACCCTCCGCCCGCGTGTCCCTGGCCGGCCGTTCCCTGGGCGAGACCCCGCTCACCAAGGTCGCCCTCCCGGTGGGCAGGCACACCCTGAAGCTCATGGACGGCACCGGCCGCCCCTTGAAGCTCCTGGTGGAGATCAAACCGGACGACACCACCTCCGTCCGCGTCCCCCTGGAGATGCTGGCCAATCCCTGA
- a CDS encoding SMI1/KNR4 family protein — translation MKFSEAGEPVDPSDLASAQAQLGRTLPGGLATFYATINGGVPSVCCFDYCNFEYKIIHEFLSLPEAIQAYKTGVDKKALAQDLFPFAIDEGGNYLCLGRDDEVFYCVHDIWDEQLDAAENQARARTLIAPSFSSFIDDLVTSDEAGLE, via the coding sequence TTGAAATTCTCGGAAGCAGGCGAGCCAGTCGACCCGTCTGATCTCGCCTCGGCCCAAGCCCAGCTCGGCCGCACTCTTCCTGGCGGGCTGGCAACATTCTACGCGACGATCAACGGCGGTGTGCCCTCAGTCTGCTGCTTCGATTATTGCAATTTCGAATACAAAATCATCCACGAGTTTCTCTCATTGCCTGAAGCGATCCAGGCGTACAAAACAGGCGTGGACAAGAAGGCCTTGGCCCAGGACCTGTTCCCCTTCGCCATCGACGAAGGCGGCAACTACCTCTGCCTCGGTCGGGACGATGAAGTCTTTTACTGTGTCCATGACATCTGGGACGAGCAGCTTGATGCCGCCGAAAATCAGGCTCGCGCGCGCACCCTCATCGCGCCGTCGTTTTCGTCGTTCATAGACGATCTCGTGACATCGGACGAAGCCGGCCTCGAATGA
- a CDS encoding helix-turn-helix domain-containing protein: MTSPTRDMTLEQVRKLAQLIPRELEDKGGGLPLFSLLGPNHESVRLPTEVLVLMQQLIAILASGDAVTVVPVHKELTTQQAANLLNVSRQYLVQLLDEGRIPFHRTGTHRRVYSKDVLEYRARQKADPRSQLDAMMR, from the coding sequence GTGACTTCGCCCACCCGTGACATGACGCTGGAACAGGTGCGGAAGCTCGCGCAGCTCATCCCTCGGGAGCTGGAAGACAAGGGCGGCGGACTCCCGCTCTTCTCGCTGCTCGGCCCGAACCATGAGTCCGTGCGGCTGCCGACGGAGGTGCTCGTGCTGATGCAGCAGCTGATCGCCATCCTGGCGTCGGGGGATGCCGTCACCGTGGTCCCCGTCCACAAGGAGCTCACGACCCAGCAGGCCGCGAACCTGCTCAACGTCTCGCGGCAGTACCTGGTGCAGCTGCTCGACGAGGGCCGGATTCCCTTCCATCGCACGGGCACCCATCGCCGCGTCTACAGCAAGGATGTCCTTGAGTACCGCGCACGGCAGAAGGCCGACCCCCGCTCCCAGCTCGACGCGATGATGCGCTAG
- a CDS encoding ribonuclease R family protein has protein sequence MDTSASPRTVTGRVDVHPRGFGFLTVQKPGTPEVLSAFIPPPDLNPLFAGDVVSATVTASGEGRWTASGLSLVERTRTVVYGEVVSRKGAFFLRIDKEVSNTDWPLDPGTTPVQHNDAVVARIADGKVVLLYRLEPGADRSLERVIARHGLHRDFPSEVVQEALRAKEAPHALGGSRRDLRSIPTVTVDAPSTRDIDDAISVLPAGPDGAVRLLVSIADVSESVKENTPLDLEARARATSVYLAGRVLPMLPEELSAHWLSLVPNEERHCLTVELRIDPDGRVTAADVYESLIRSWARLNYDEVAAFLDDNSISPAMEPVREAMPWFRLASARLAVSRAARGGMTMSRDEARFTFDTATGAVSGLAGEKDTSAHNMIERFMVAANEAIATWLMTRGVPTVYRVHEQPDPQRVADVNAFALHSGFAAGFGAQITPLALAAFDRQISGAKAEAALRSVLRRSLGPSRYTVKPGPHFGLAAPLYLHFTSPIRRYADLAVHRLIKAYLHGRRDFVHEDPEIEKLSQHINVRARSANRAEADRHHELEARFMSTRIGQQFPARIVRVKPFGLVAQLDGMWVEGMVPAEGLAGGPYRPDTRELSMVGKTRTFTVGMPINVKVVSTDEQLGRVEFALVE, from the coding sequence ATGGACACCTCCGCTTCCCCGCGCACCGTCACCGGCCGCGTCGACGTGCATCCTCGTGGCTTCGGCTTCCTCACAGTGCAGAAGCCCGGCACCCCGGAGGTGCTGTCCGCCTTCATTCCTCCTCCGGACCTGAACCCCCTCTTCGCGGGTGACGTCGTCTCCGCCACCGTGACCGCGTCCGGCGAGGGCCGGTGGACCGCGTCCGGCCTGTCGCTCGTGGAGCGCACCCGCACCGTCGTCTACGGCGAGGTCGTGTCGCGCAAGGGCGCCTTCTTCCTACGCATCGACAAGGAGGTGTCCAACACCGACTGGCCCCTGGACCCGGGCACCACCCCCGTCCAGCACAACGACGCCGTCGTCGCCCGCATCGCGGACGGCAAGGTCGTCCTCCTCTACCGTCTGGAGCCCGGAGCGGACCGTTCCCTGGAGCGGGTCATCGCCCGCCACGGCCTCCACCGGGACTTCCCATCAGAGGTCGTCCAGGAAGCCCTTCGCGCGAAGGAGGCCCCCCATGCCCTGGGCGGTTCCCGGCGCGACCTGCGCTCCATTCCCACCGTCACCGTGGACGCGCCGTCCACCCGTGACATCGACGACGCCATCTCCGTGCTGCCCGCGGGCCCTGACGGCGCCGTGCGCCTGCTCGTGTCCATCGCGGACGTGAGCGAGTCCGTGAAGGAGAACACCCCCCTGGACCTGGAGGCCCGAGCCCGCGCCACCAGCGTGTACCTGGCCGGCCGCGTGCTCCCCATGCTCCCGGAGGAACTGTCCGCGCACTGGCTCAGCCTCGTGCCCAACGAGGAGCGCCACTGTCTCACCGTCGAATTGCGCATCGACCCCGACGGCCGTGTCACCGCCGCGGATGTCTATGAAAGCCTCATCCGGTCCTGGGCGCGGCTGAACTACGACGAGGTCGCGGCCTTCCTCGACGACAACTCCATCTCTCCCGCGATGGAGCCCGTGCGTGAGGCCATGCCCTGGTTCCGCCTGGCATCCGCGCGGCTCGCCGTGTCCCGAGCGGCCCGGGGCGGCATGACCATGTCCCGCGACGAGGCGCGCTTTACCTTCGACACGGCCACTGGCGCCGTGTCCGGACTGGCCGGAGAGAAGGACACCTCCGCGCACAACATGATCGAGCGCTTCATGGTCGCGGCCAATGAAGCCATCGCCACCTGGCTGATGACCCGTGGCGTGCCCACCGTGTACCGCGTGCATGAACAGCCGGATCCGCAGCGCGTGGCGGACGTGAACGCGTTCGCGTTGCACTCGGGGTTCGCGGCGGGCTTTGGCGCGCAGATCACCCCACTGGCCCTGGCCGCGTTCGACCGGCAGATCTCCGGAGCGAAGGCGGAGGCCGCGCTGCGCTCCGTACTGCGCCGCTCGCTGGGCCCGTCCCGCTACACCGTGAAGCCGGGCCCGCACTTCGGGCTCGCGGCGCCGCTGTATCTGCACTTCACGTCGCCCATCCGCCGGTACGCGGACCTGGCCGTGCATCGGCTCATCAAGGCATACCTCCACGGCCGGCGTGACTTCGTGCACGAGGACCCGGAGATTGAAAAGCTCTCCCAGCACATCAACGTGCGAGCCCGCTCCGCCAACCGCGCGGAGGCGGACCGTCACCACGAGCTGGAAGCGCGCTTCATGTCCACGCGCATCGGACAGCAGTTCCCCGCGCGCATCGTGCGCGTGAAGCCCTTTGGCCTCGTCGCGCAGCTGGATGGCATGTGGGTGGAGGGCATGGTGCCGGCGGAAGGACTCGCCGGTGGCCCCTACCGCCCGGACACGCGCGAGCTGTCCATGGTGGGCAAGACGCGGACCTTCACCGTGGGCATGCCCATCAACGTGAAGGTCGTCTCCACGGATGAGCAATTGGGCCGGGTGGAGTTCGCCCTGGTCGAATAG
- a CDS encoding FG-GAP repeat domain-containing protein, with translation MKTSLLAVLSSAVLFAGAPASAQNSEFVKSAQVDLDGDGKPEAVSLTPGKDGKFTLKVGGATLNGDASGNEVPGFQVVDLDTGDKWKELLVQTLGEMDDGHRYFVYGYDGKAVKLLGDVHALTEAKGNGIVLVDRWMGFWQKRDKYTLDRKAWKLVHVPQELYAVTYAPGEEVTATVKKSFPLTQSRTGSAVVATTAQGTKVKVLAASVPAKGEVLYLVRSSTGLVGWVPGNVLVESTDGLPLAG, from the coding sequence GTGAAGACGTCCCTGCTGGCCGTGTTGTCGTCCGCCGTGCTGTTCGCCGGTGCGCCTGCTTCCGCGCAGAACAGCGAATTCGTGAAGTCCGCGCAGGTGGACCTGGACGGGGACGGCAAGCCGGAGGCGGTGTCGCTCACGCCGGGGAAGGACGGCAAGTTCACGTTGAAGGTGGGCGGCGCGACGTTGAACGGCGATGCATCCGGCAACGAGGTCCCGGGCTTCCAGGTGGTGGACCTGGACACGGGCGACAAGTGGAAGGAGCTGCTGGTCCAGACGCTGGGGGAGATGGACGACGGTCACCGCTACTTCGTCTACGGCTACGACGGCAAGGCGGTGAAGCTGCTGGGGGACGTGCACGCGCTGACGGAGGCGAAGGGCAACGGCATCGTCCTGGTCGACCGGTGGATGGGCTTCTGGCAGAAGCGGGACAAGTACACGCTGGACCGCAAGGCGTGGAAGCTGGTGCACGTGCCGCAGGAGCTGTACGCGGTGACGTACGCGCCGGGCGAAGAGGTCACGGCCACGGTGAAGAAGTCCTTCCCGCTGACGCAGAGCCGCACGGGCTCCGCGGTGGTGGCCACGACGGCGCAGGGCACGAAGGTGAAGGTGCTGGCCGCGAGCGTCCCCGCGAAGGGAGAGGTCCTGTACCTGGTGAGGTCGTCCACCGGGCTGGTGGGCTGGGTGCCCGGCAACGTCCTGGTGGAGTCCACGGACGGGTTGCCGCTGGCGGGGTGA
- a CDS encoding YkgJ family cysteine cluster protein, translating into MSSALSTLCLHCGMCCDGTLFTQVPLRPPEAEALRQRGLSLAVKEDGTAVLPQRCAALEGLCCTVYEERPEACRRYRCQLFNALAEGEVSLEEAKGVVDTAHAKVDAVVGGVGSAEGGRGPAMRQARVAAASLTLAPETRESLAHAEVYLDQHFRGRFRRSG; encoded by the coding sequence ATGTCCTCCGCCCTGTCCACCCTCTGTCTCCACTGCGGCATGTGCTGTGACGGCACCCTCTTCACCCAGGTGCCGCTGCGCCCCCCCGAGGCGGAAGCCCTGCGCCAGCGAGGCCTGTCGCTGGCGGTGAAGGAGGACGGCACGGCGGTGCTGCCCCAGCGCTGCGCCGCCCTGGAGGGCCTGTGCTGCACGGTCTATGAGGAGCGTCCGGAGGCCTGCCGCCGCTACCGCTGCCAGCTGTTCAACGCGCTGGCGGAGGGAGAGGTGTCCCTGGAGGAGGCGAAGGGCGTCGTGGACACCGCGCACGCCAAGGTGGACGCGGTGGTGGGCGGTGTGGGTTCCGCTGAGGGCGGAAGGGGCCCCGCGATGCGTCAGGCCCGGGTGGCCGCGGCCTCCCTGACCTTGGCTCCTGAGACACGAGAATCCCTGGCGCACGCGGAGGTGTACCTGGACCAGCACTTCCGGGGTCGCTTCCGCCGCTCGGGGTGA
- a CDS encoding PilZ domain-containing protein — translation MHTDTHDAPAGREALLGYRVGTELSAAASFGADFSPGRLVQLSLEHLTLHLESRAVPRKGQAASVVVGEGERWATALDAEVIGVNAMRPEVSLRFVAPPLDAGRRIVGLLESLRDNGLLLTPETRPVWREQIDHADRVTRICEALASRQARGVLRSRDGQTVAEVTCAFFEPLQDAFGWQLHGVLPPGPLTLEAFGYSSVVHFQVDGARVEGGLLLMPAPTSLVRFRHRWLRRTQAHASCTVEFDHPLWPQVHVHRGLLDVSYEGLSFLTEPGEDLMYPGLRLPVMEVGLEGHAPVRLRAEVRNISSTPHGRRCGVSVRPLDAEGARAWRALVEAQAHPTTKVEGDWNDATWKLFERSGYFRLPGKEPEKFTSLRDQFDRAQNKLQEEPLLGYRVVRPAEDGMEATLSVLKPYAGSWMAHQLARHQPPGSRSTAREALRDIYLRGYEPTQADPEVKWFFAYCEANVRWVRYTKFDFATWYAHTGQTCLVPFRLMEGEVDSTWTQPANITLGNPTQEERGSFFARVAGTRPEAYREALDLVPERFDLETTRTGWGDAGLSRERELVVARHEGRAVAFAVFESAQPGLNLFNVLDGVRLVPLEDDARPEVQDAFVALLGRAAEWYRARDRKVFVHYVEATCVEYAERVSLADLGDGKLWVMSARLLPEFLEHLCESTTPRAA, via the coding sequence ATGCACACTGACACTCACGACGCGCCGGCCGGCCGCGAAGCCCTCCTCGGATATCGGGTGGGAACCGAGCTCAGCGCGGCGGCCTCGTTTGGCGCGGACTTCTCTCCCGGTCGTCTGGTGCAGCTGTCGCTGGAGCACCTGACGCTCCACCTGGAGTCGCGCGCGGTGCCCCGCAAGGGACAGGCCGCGTCCGTGGTGGTGGGTGAGGGCGAGCGGTGGGCCACCGCGCTGGACGCGGAAGTGATTGGCGTCAACGCCATGCGCCCGGAGGTGAGCCTGCGCTTCGTCGCGCCGCCGCTGGACGCGGGCCGCCGCATCGTGGGCCTGCTGGAGTCGCTGCGTGACAACGGCCTCTTGCTCACGCCGGAGACGCGGCCGGTGTGGCGCGAGCAGATCGACCACGCGGACCGCGTCACGCGCATCTGCGAAGCGCTCGCGTCCCGCCAGGCCCGCGGCGTGCTGCGCTCGCGCGATGGCCAGACCGTGGCGGAGGTCACCTGCGCCTTCTTCGAGCCGCTCCAGGACGCGTTCGGCTGGCAGCTGCACGGCGTGCTTCCCCCCGGGCCCCTCACCCTGGAGGCGTTCGGCTACTCCAGCGTGGTGCACTTCCAGGTGGACGGCGCGCGCGTGGAGGGCGGGCTGCTCTTGATGCCGGCGCCCACGTCGCTGGTGCGCTTCCGCCACCGCTGGCTGCGCCGCACGCAGGCCCACGCGTCCTGCACGGTGGAGTTCGACCATCCGCTCTGGCCCCAGGTGCACGTGCACCGCGGCCTGCTGGATGTCTCCTACGAAGGCCTGTCCTTCCTCACGGAGCCCGGCGAGGACCTGATGTACCCGGGCCTGCGCCTGCCGGTGATGGAGGTCGGGCTGGAGGGCCACGCGCCGGTGCGCCTGCGCGCGGAGGTGCGCAACATCTCCAGCACGCCCCACGGCCGCCGCTGCGGCGTGAGCGTCCGGCCCCTGGACGCCGAAGGGGCCCGCGCGTGGCGCGCGCTGGTGGAGGCCCAGGCCCACCCCACCACCAAGGTGGAGGGCGACTGGAACGACGCCACCTGGAAGCTCTTCGAGCGCTCCGGCTACTTCCGCCTCCCGGGCAAGGAGCCGGAGAAGTTCACCAGCCTGCGCGACCAGTTCGACCGCGCGCAGAACAAGCTCCAGGAGGAGCCGCTTTTGGGCTACCGCGTGGTGCGCCCCGCGGAGGACGGCATGGAGGCCACGCTGTCCGTGCTCAAGCCCTACGCGGGCAGCTGGATGGCGCACCAGCTGGCGCGGCACCAGCCCCCGGGCAGCCGCTCCACCGCGCGCGAGGCCCTGCGCGACATCTACCTGCGCGGCTACGAGCCCACCCAGGCGGACCCGGAGGTGAAGTGGTTCTTCGCCTACTGCGAGGCGAACGTGCGCTGGGTGCGCTACACGAAGTTCGACTTCGCCACCTGGTACGCGCACACCGGCCAGACGTGCCTCGTGCCCTTCCGCCTGATGGAGGGCGAGGTGGACAGCACCTGGACGCAGCCCGCGAACATCACCCTGGGCAATCCCACCCAGGAGGAGCGCGGCAGCTTCTTCGCCCGCGTGGCCGGCACCCGCCCGGAGGCCTACAGAGAAGCGCTGGACCTGGTGCCGGAGCGCTTCGACCTGGAGACCACGCGCACCGGCTGGGGTGACGCGGGCCTGTCCCGCGAGCGCGAACTGGTGGTGGCCCGTCATGAAGGCCGCGCCGTGGCCTTCGCGGTGTTCGAGTCCGCGCAGCCGGGCTTGAACCTCTTCAACGTGCTGGACGGCGTGCGCCTGGTGCCGCTGGAGGACGACGCGCGGCCGGAGGTGCAGGACGCGTTCGTGGCGCTCCTGGGCCGCGCGGCGGAGTGGTACCGCGCGCGCGACCGCAAGGTGTTCGTCCACTACGTGGAGGCCACCTGCGTGGAGTACGCGGAGCGCGTGTCCCTGGCGGACCTGGGCGACGGCAAGCTGTGGGTGATGTCCGCCCGCCTGCTGCCGGAGTTCCTGGAGCACCTCTGCGAGTCCACCACGCCGCGCGCGGCGTAG
- a CDS encoding NYN domain-containing protein: MAGRTDEQHRIALFIDFENLVTNTGISANNFDLQPALDQLLEQGKVVFRRAYCNWSRFEDAKQRLHDVGVELVDVPPSTRAGKNSADMRLVIDALELCYAREQIDTFVIASGDSDFCPLAYKLRENGRTVIGLAVREASSQMFVRACDQFIYMKPKHRGESSHKDKDKDHGGRGSKSDEGKGGKRGGKGHDKGHDAKNGKEGGESKGGKPKAEVPAVAREVVQSLLRRATGPLNPSLIKETIVRKEPDFDERDHGFSTFARLLEALEQEGLLRRIQQGRQGYIVGPDSDFGAPAHEGKSSKGRHAKAPAPVEEEEEELESYPDPDDEGL; encoded by the coding sequence TTGGCTGGACGCACCGACGAGCAGCACCGCATCGCCCTCTTCATCGACTTCGAGAACCTGGTCACCAACACCGGCATCAGCGCCAACAACTTCGACCTGCAGCCCGCCCTGGACCAGCTCCTGGAGCAGGGCAAGGTCGTCTTCCGCCGCGCGTACTGCAATTGGTCGCGCTTCGAGGACGCGAAGCAGCGCCTGCACGACGTGGGCGTGGAGCTGGTGGACGTGCCCCCCTCCACCCGCGCCGGCAAGAACAGCGCGGACATGCGCCTGGTCATCGACGCGCTGGAGCTGTGCTACGCGCGCGAGCAGATTGACACCTTCGTCATCGCCTCCGGCGACAGCGACTTCTGCCCCCTGGCGTACAAGCTGCGTGAGAACGGCCGCACCGTCATTGGCCTGGCCGTGCGCGAGGCCAGCTCCCAGATGTTCGTGCGGGCGTGCGACCAGTTCATCTACATGAAGCCCAAGCACCGGGGCGAGTCCTCGCACAAGGACAAGGACAAGGACCACGGCGGCCGGGGCTCCAAGTCCGACGAGGGCAAGGGCGGCAAGCGGGGCGGGAAGGGCCACGACAAGGGCCACGACGCCAAGAACGGCAAGGAAGGCGGCGAGTCCAAGGGCGGCAAGCCCAAGGCGGAGGTGCCCGCCGTCGCGCGCGAGGTGGTGCAGAGCCTGCTGCGCCGCGCGACCGGCCCGCTCAACCCGTCGCTCATCAAGGAGACCATCGTCCGCAAGGAGCCCGACTTCGACGAGCGCGACCACGGCTTCTCCACCTTCGCGCGCCTCCTGGAGGCGCTGGAGCAGGAGGGGCTCCTGCGCCGCATCCAGCAGGGGCGCCAGGGCTACATCGTGGGCCCGGACTCGGACTTCGGCGCTCCCGCGCACGAGGGCAAGAGCAGCAAGGGGCGCCACGCCAAGGCGCCCGCCCCGGTGGAGGAGGAGGAAGAGGAGCTGGAGTCCTATCCGGACCCGGACGACGAGGGGCTGTAG